In the Mustelus asterias unplaced genomic scaffold, sMusAst1.hap1.1 HAP1_SCAFFOLD_550, whole genome shotgun sequence genome, one interval contains:
- the LOC144486991 gene encoding interferon-inducible GTPase 5-like, which produces MASAANNNYFLSLLSSGMLETAAEKLSSYFTSSQSATVNIAVIGKSGSGQSAFIDALQGTPDTDAGTAPTQRTHQFPNNDAVIVSELPGLGSSKFRAGVASGSLQFHRHDLFIVLTSRRFKKKDSRLAGEMEQGNEKFYFVQNQVDRELDRAKRWQSCFYLESRFLENLRNACVEGLGKGGMESPRVFLVSSRNPDKFDFGRLLEALEADLPAQKRRAFLLALPNITRCVIERKKAMLLEDVWKLAALSATAALIPIPGLSIACDIALLAQHLSSYRKVFNLDEGSLARLAKRAGKTAEHLRAAVTSTFGQRVSEGIIIDELNKATGLKIQLSKVLKLVPFVGQVSAVILSYTTVNHMLNTAVEGMAEDAKRVLDKSLQEEREKDIDSISSDPLFAM; this is translated from the coding sequence ATGGCCAGCGCGGCGAACAACAATTATTTCCTCTCTCTGCTGAGCAGTGGCATGCTGGAGACTGCGGCTGAGAAACTATCTTCCTACTTTACCAGTTCTCAGAGTGCAACGGTGAACATTGCGGTGATTGGAAAATCCGGGAGCGGGCAATCGGCCTTTATTGATGCTTTACAAGGCACCCCTGACACCGATGCAGGGACAGCACCCACCCAAAGGACTCATCAATTCCCCAACAACGACGCAGTTATTGTTTCAGAGCTCCCCGGCCTGGGCAGCAGCAAGTTTCGAGCCGGCGTGGCTTCGGGGTCCCTGCAGTTCCATCGCCACGATCTCTTCATCGTCCTGACCTCCCGCCGATTCAAGAAGAAAGACTCGCGGCTCGCCGGGGAAATGGAGCAGGGGAACGAGAAATTCTACTTTGTACAAAACCAAGTAGACCGGGAGCTGGATCGGGCCAAACGCTGGCAAAGTTGTTTTTACCTGGAGAGCAGGTTTCTGGAGAATCTCCGGAACGCCTGTGTGGAGGGTCTGGGGAAGGGCGGGATGGAATCTCCGCGCGTCTTCCTCGTTTCCAGTCGGAACCCGGATAAATTTGACTTTGGGAGGCTGCTGGAGGCACTGGAAGCAGATCTCCCTGCCCAGAAGAGACGTGCCTTCTTGCTGGCTCTCCCCAACATCACCCGCTGCGTGATCGAGAGGAAGAAGGCGATGCTGCTGGAGGATGTTTGGAAATTGGCCGCGCTGTCAGCAACTGCAGCTCTGATTCCCATCCCAGGACTCTCCATCGCTTGCGACATTGCCCTGTTGGCCCAGCACCTCTCCTCCTATCGCAAAGTCTTCAACCTGGACGAGGGTTCCCTCGCGAGGCTTGCAAAGAGAGCGGGCAAGACGGCGGAACACTTGAGAGCAGCTGTCACCTCCACGTTTGGACAGCGGGTGTCAGAAGGCATCATTATTGACGAACTAAACAAGGCGACAGGGCTGAAGATTCAGCTGAGCAAAGTTCTGAAATTGGTGCCATTTGTGGGGCAGGTCTCTGCCGTGATTCTCTCTTACACGACGGTCAACCACATGCTGAATACAGCTGTGGAGGGGATGGCAGAGGATGCCAAGCGGGTTCTGGATAAATCCCTCcaggaggagagagaaaaggaCATTGATTCAATCTCCAGCGACCCACTGTTTGCAATGTAG
- the LOC144486992 gene encoding interferon-inducible GTPase 5-like — protein MASAANNNYFLSLLSSGMLETAAEKLSSYFTSSQSATVNIAVIGKSGSGQSAFIDALQGVPDTDAGTAPTQRTHQFPNNDAVIVSELPGLGSSKFRAGVASGSLQFHRHDLFIVLTSRRLKKKDSRLAGEMEQGNEKFYFVQNQVDRELDRAKRWQSCFYLESRFLEESPERLCGGRNPDKFDFGRLLEALEADLPAQKRRAFLLALPNITRCVIERKRAMLLEDVWKLAALSATAAVKKPQGHSLIPIPGLSIACDIALLAQHLSSYRKVFNLDEGSLARLAKRAGKTAEHLRAAVTSTFGQRVSEGIIIDELNKATGLKIQLSKVLKLVPFVGQVSAVILSYTTVNHMLNTAVEGMAEDAKRVLDKSLQEEREKDIDSIPSDPLFAM, from the exons ATGGCCAGCGCGGCGAACAACAATTATTTCCTCTCTCTGCTGAGCAGTGGCATGCTGGAGACTGCGGCTGAGAAACTATCTTCCTACTTTACCAGTTCTCAGAGTGCAACGGTGAACATTGCGGTGATTGGAAAATCCGGGAGCGGGCAATCGGCCTTTATTGATGCTTTACAAGGCGTCCCTGACACCGATGCAGGGACAGCACCCACCCAAAGGACTCATCAATTCCCCAACAACGACGCAGTTATTGTTTCAGAGCTCCCCGGCCTGGGCAGCAGCAAGTTTCGAGCCGGCGTGGCTTCGGGGTCCCTGCAGTTCCATCGCCACGATCTCTTCATCGTCCTGACCTCCCGCCGATTGAAGAAGAAAGACTCGCGGCTCGCCGGGGAAATGGAGCAGGGGAACGAGAAATTCTACTTTGTACAAAACCAAGTAGACCGGGAGCTGGATCGGGCCAAACGCTGGCAAAGTTGTTTTTACCTGGAGAGCAGGTTTCTGGAGGAATCTCCGGAACGCCTGTGTGGAGG TCGGAACCCGGATAAATTTGACTTTGGGAGGCTGCTGGAGGCACTGGAAGCAGATCTCCCTGCCCAGAAGAGACGTGCCTTCTTGCTGGCTCTCCCCAACATCACCCGCTGCGTGATCGAGAGGAAGAGGGCGATGCTGCTGGAGGATGTTTGGAAATTGGCCGCGCTGTCAGCAACTGCAGCTGtgaaaaaaccccagggccatt ctCTGATTCCCATCCCAGGACTCTCCATCGCTTGCGACATTGCCCTGTTGGCCCAGCACCTCTCCTCCTATCGCAAAGTCTTCAACCTGGACGAGGGTTCCCTCGCGAGGCTTGCAAAGAGAGCGGGCAAGACGGCGGAACACTTGAGAGCAGCTGTCACCTCCACGTTCGGACAGCGGGTGTCAGAAGGCATCATTATTGACGAACTAAACAAGGCGACGGGGCTGAAGATTCAGCTGAGCAAAGTTCTGAAATTGGTGCCATTTGTGGGGCAGGTCTCTGCCGTGATTCTCTCTTACACGACGGTCAACCACATGCTGAATACAGCTGTGGAGGGGATGGCAGAGGATGCCAAGCGGGTTCTGGATAAATCCCTCcaggaggagagagaaaaggaCATTGATTCAATCCCCAGCGACCCACTGTTTGCAATGTAg